In the Clostridium cellulovorans 743B genome, TTGGAAGCTTAGTTCCTGGTTTATAACCAGCATAATTTATAGCATTTATTCCAGATGTATGTGTAAGCAGACTTCTTATAGTAATCTTATCTTTATCATATTCAGACTCTGGCAACTTCCAAGACTTTAGATATTTCTCCACTGGATCATCTAATGAGATTTTTCCACTATCAACAAGTTTAAGGATTCCCCAAGCGGTAAAACTCTTAGAAATAGAGGCAGCTTGAAATATTGTGTTACTATTAATATGCACCTTTGTTTTTTTATCAGCATAACCAAAGCTATATACCTCATCTATCGCTCCCTCATGTATAAATGCTATAGCTATACCTGGAGTTCTATACTTTTCTAGGTACTCTGGTATTTTATCTATTATATCTTTTTTATACTCATTATAAGTTTTTCCACTTTCTGCATTAACTAAAGTTACTATAGATTGGCACATAAATATCATAGAAAAAAATAATAATATAAAACTCTTTCGGTATTTAAAGTTTCTTTTCATTTTATCCCTCTTCCTAAAGCACTTATGCTCTTAGATTTATGTATTGTACTAGTTAATTATAAAAGTATTAAAAATATTTTCATCTCTCTAATGCAGAGTCATTTAACTTAAATATTTGTTTACATCCCTCAAATTAACTAGTACAGGCTTGGAGTTTACTAGATTTTCTAACTTAAAACTTCAATATTTTTCTCATCTATTAGCTTTGAAATACTTTCAATCGTCGGATTTTTTAATAAATCTACTACTACTAGGGTTGTATCTAGCTTTTCATTTATTTTATTAACAATCTTAAATGCAAGTACAGAATCGCCACCTAAATCAAATAAAGTATGCTTTATACTCAATTCCTCGTAGCCTAGCATTTCACTCCATATGATAGCAATAACTTTTTCGGTTTCCGTATACTCATCCGTTTCATTACCTTTGAGTTTTACTTTGACTTCTTCTTCAACTAATTCATTTACATCTATATATACCTTGCACTTTTCATATACTGCTTGAAGTTCATCAGCTATATCCTTGGGTAATATATTGCTTCCTAGAATACTACTAAAGTCATCTAAATTAATTTTCTTCTTCTTATTCGGAACTTCTACCCAACATCTTGTAGGCTCAAAAGGATATGTTGGAGTACTAATCCTTCTTCTGTCTACCTTCTGGTAAAAGTCTTTCCAATTTATATCAGCACCTTGAACATAAAGACTACAAATTTCTTTAAGTAATTCTTTGTTCTCTCTTTCTCCAATAATAAAATGTTTTACCTTTTCATTGGCTTCCTTACTAACTTTATCAAAGTTTAATAACTGTGATAAATCCGTGCCATCTAATGTAACTGCATCTTCTAATACCTTAAAATAGAAACCATTATCATTGTTTTTGCCTAGATCAAAACAATTAATCTCTCTAATTTTTTTCTTAAACTCTTCTTCACCTTCAAATACAAAAGCTATTCTATATTTATAATCTCCCTTACCTATATTAGTTGTATAAATTAAATTACTAATGTTTATTTCTTTTTTATCATCTATTAACTTTTTATACTCTTTAATATATTGTTTAAGTGAGTACTCAGTTTTAGCAGACAAAGTAAATATTTCTGGTGCTGTTATCTTGTTTTGATTTTCATCTTGTCCACTAGCTTCTTCTAATACAACATGGCAGTTAGTTCCATTCAATCCTACCCCTGTTATACCACATCTTCTAGGCTCGCCATCAGTCTCCCAAGGTTTTGTTTTATAATTTACATATACCGGTGAATTGATAAAATCAAGGTTTCTATTAGGAACATTATAGTTTATTGAAGCTGGAATCTCTTTGTTTTTAAGGGACAGAATCGTTTTAATTAACCCTGCTATTGACGAAGAGTTATCTAGATGCCCAATATTAGTTTTTACAGCTCCTATAGCACAAAATTGTTTTTTATCAGTAAATCTTTCAAAAGCCTTTTTTAATCCTGATACTTCAATTGGGTCACCTAATTTAGTAGCTGTTCCATGAGTTTCTATATAAGAAACAGTCTCTGGGTCAACTCCTGCATCCATCCATGCCTTGCTAATTACATCAGCCTGTGCATCAGCACTAGGTACTGCAACGCCAATTGATTTACCGTCTTGATTGATAGCGCTACCTTTAATTACAGCATATATATTATCTCCATCTTCAATGGCTTTGCTTAAAGATTTTATTAATACTGATGCAACCCCTTCCCCTGGGCAAGTACCATTGGAATTATCATCAAAAGTTCTAGTCCTGCAATCCTTTGATTCTATACCTATATTCTCTTCTATTCCATCGATAGGTATAGCTATCATTTTGCAACTTCCTACAAGAGCCATATCACAGTCGCCTCGTCTTATACCAGAGCAAGCAAGATGTAAAGCAATAAGAGTAGCTGAGCAAGCTGTATCAATTATCATGCTTGGACCCTTTAAATCTAGAAAATATGAAATTCTACTTGCCATCATAGGTGGTTTGTTTCCGAATATAGATACTGGTATAAGATTAGGCTGTACATCTGCTATGTATTTTTGATAAACATTGCTTAAAGCTGCCTTATATCCAACATATACTCCAGTCCTGCTGCCTCTAAGGACATCTCCACCGTATCCAGCATCCTCCAAGGTCTTCCACGCTGTCTCTAAAAACAATCTTTGATTTGGATCCATGACTTTAGCTTCATTTGGTGTCATGTTAAAAAATTTATAATCAAACTTATCCACTTCATCTATGTATCCAGCTCTTAAAAATTCATAGTCACCCTTTATAAAATCTGTATATTCAAGATATTTTTCTACATCTTTTCTTCTATCTTCTGGAAGTTCTCTAATGCATTCAACTTCATTGCGAAGAATACTCCAAAATTCATCAGGGTTATCACTCATAGGAAATCTACATGACATACCAATTATCGCAATATCATTTTCTGAAATCTTTTTAACCGGTTTATCATTACGCTTTAATCCTGATTGCATACTAATTTGACTAAAATCTATTTTCTTTTTCACGAACTTATCTCCCCTTTTTGCCTTCAGCACCTTTTTATAAGAAACCTATTTTATTAGACATTCCCAAGAGCCTCTAATTTAAAATTAGTCCGCTATTCGTTAAAACTTCTCCAACCAATTGCTGCTGATTTTCTTCACTTACCTTTTTACCTTTAAGAACCTCTTTTAATACGGAAAGTGCTATTTCTGCTTCTTCTTCTGATGCATTTCTGCCCTCATTTATCAGATTAAATCTAAGCTGCTCAAGAGATTTATAGGATTCTACTACAGTTTCTCTATATTCATCCTTTTCCCAGTTCTTGTTTGGTACTGAAGCTGCAACCTTTAAACATTCATCCACAACTGAGAAATATTTCTTTCTATCCTTAAGAGTAAATTCCATTAAGGTTTTTATGTCATCCACGTTTAGGAATGAAAAAGTCTGTACTGTCTTCATATTGATTTTTGAAAGATTTCTTAATATATTTTGTGGTCCTAATTCAATGACTAAGTTGATTTTTTGTTCTTTGAAATAGTCCATGATTTCTTTCCATCTAACAGGATATACAAGCTGCTTTGAAAGGAGATCAACAACACATTCTTTACCCGCATATGGTCTAGCTTCGACATTGGATATAACCGGGAAATTGCCGTCTTCAAAACTGCACTTTTCAAGTTCTCCTCTTAAAATTGATGATGCTTCTTCCATAATAAAGCTATGAAATGGTGCACTCATAAACATTGGAGTTACAGTCCCTCCCATTGTAAGAACATTATCTTCAACCTTCATAACTGCATCTTGGTTACCAGCTATAACAAATTGTTCATCTGAGTTATAGCAAGAAATAACTGCCTTTTTATCATTTATGGAAGCTTCTTCACACGCTTTTTGTAAAATGAATCTATCTATTCCATCAACGACTGTCATTATTCCATCTAGAGACGCTGTAACTTTATTAGCTAAAACACCTCTTAAAGCCACAATTTTTAAGGCATCTTTAAACTCCATCATACCGCTGCAAGTCATAGCTGCATATTCTCCTAAACTATGTCCTGCACATAAAACAGGTTTAATACCTACTAGTTTCATGTAAACCTTATATGCCGCAACGCTGACAGTTAAAATTGCTGGAAACATTTTTTCAGGGTTACCTAACTGCCCTACTGTTCCATTAAAACACAACGCTGCTAAGTCATATCCTAAAACTTCATTAGCTTCATTAAAAACATCCCTTGCTTCTTGATATTCCTCGTATAATAACTTTCCCATTCCTGGATATTGAGAACCCTGTCCTGGGAAAACTAACGCTATTCTCTCCAAATTCAAAACCTCCCTCGGTTTGTGTTTTATACGTATTGCTGACTAATTATCTGTATCAGCTCGATAAATCTTGATGCCAGCTCTTCCATCTTAGCAGAGTTCAACTTGCCATCATTATAGCTAAAACTTATAGTAATTAACTCTTTATCAACCACTAAGTTAATAGCTAAATCATAAAATTTACTTCTTACGTAGTTATCTTCTTTTCTTTCATTTACACCGAAATAAATAGCTACTTCATCAACCTTACGCGAGTAATTAGAGTCCATTAACTGATCTTTTGAAAAACTCTCGATAGCTCTAATACCATGGATAGATTCGAACAAACTTGAGAAATCACTGATATTCCCAAAGTCTATATTCAAAATTCCTACTGAAGTTTCATCTAATATATTACTGTATAAACATAGTTCATCAGCTTCAAAAGTTTCTTTCAGCGTATATGAATACATTGCTAATAAAAAAGTGTAAAGCTCTATTCTTTCTTCAGAACAAACAGCTGAAATATTTTCATAGTCCTTACTTTCTATATTAAATTCTGCTAATTCGACTATGTTATTTGTATTTTTCATTACTAAATATTCATATGGTACTTTTAAAAATTTAAGATTTAGTTCTATCTCTTTGTTATTAACCGTATTACCAATTAATCTCGCCAAATGCTGAATCGTAGGTTTCTTATAAAGTTCCATTATGTCTACTTGATTTGGATATTCCGTATCTACTCGAGCATGTAATTGCACTAACAGAAGAGAATTTCCACCAACATTAAAGAAGTTATCCGTTATGCCTATTTGCGTTAATCCAAGTACTTCTTTCCATATATCAACAAGTCTTTGTTCTAATTCATTACTTGGAGGTACATGTGAACTATTTTCTTCTTCAACTGCTTGTATCTTTATTAATTCTTTTCTATCAACTTTTCCATTTGGCGTCATTGGAATTTTTTCTATCTTTATAAATTGTGATGGAACCATATATTCTGGTAGACTCTGAATTAATTGTTCCCTTAAGCTAGAAGGTGAAATTTCTTCTTCAGCAGTATAGTAACAGCAAATATATTTGTTATTCATTCTATCAGCCTTATCAACTGCAACTGCATCTTTTATTCCATTACATGCTAAAACCTTATTCTCTATTTCGCCTAATTCTATTCTAATACCACGAATTTTCACCTGATGGTCAGCTCTTCCAACAAGTTCAAGCTTTCCGTCATTATGTATAAAACCTAAATCACCAGTTTTATATATTATATCTGCGGGATTATTACCAAAAGGATTTTTTAAAAATACTTGTCTAGTTAATTCTTTATTATTTAAATAACCAGAGGTTATAAATGGAGTCCTAATATAAACTTCACCGACTTCACCTATTCTGCATTTCATTTGATTCTCATTGAGTATCATTGCTTCTGTATGATCTATAGGCTTTCCAACAGGGATACGATCTCTTTTCACATCATCTTCGCTAATCCTATAAAAGAACTTTGCCAACGTTGTTTCTGTAGGCCCATATAAATTTACAAGTTGTACAGAATTACCTAGCTTGTTAATAAAATTCTTAACATCATTACCTCTTAACATCTCCCCTGCCAACATTATATATTTTAAGCTTGGGAAAGAGTTTTTATCTTTTACATATTCAACTACCACCTTGAGTAATGATGGAACCATATGAATAACGCTTATACTGCTTTCATTAATCCATTTTATAAGTATTTCTGGGTTTATTAATATTGCATCATTATCAGGAATATAAACTGTTCCTCCACTAACTAAAGGTACAAAGATATCTCTTAAAAATGGATCAAAAGATTGAGAGGTCAGTTGACTCACCTTACAATTATCATCTAAATTAAATTCCCTAATCTCCCAATCAATGTAGTGTAATAAACTTCTGTGTCTTCCTAAGATAGCTTTTGGTATACCTGTTGAACCAGAAGTAAAATATATATAACAATTCTTATTTAGTAGAATTTCATTATTACTTGGCTGCTCTTCTATTTCATTAAACTTATAAAGTGAAATATGTTCTACATATTTGTTATAATCTTCAGGTTCATCCATAGTCAGTACTTTAACTTTGCTGACAATGCACTTAGCGATACTACATACCTTTTCTAAGTATTTACTACTTGTGATTATAACGTCCCCTAAGCATTCATTTATCATTAGGAGTTGCCTTTTCTCTGGGAAGTTAGGGTCTAGAGGGACAAAAATCCCTCCAGCTTTTATAACCCCAACCATTGATTCAATAAGTTCTGCACCCTTGTCCAACATTAGAAAAACTTTCTTATCATCACTTAAATTTTGTCTTAGAAACTCTGCAATTGTATTTGATTTTTTTTCTAATTCGCCATAGGTAGTGAGCTCATTTCCTTTCTGAATTGCTATCTTGTCAGGCATTTTAGAAGCATTTAAACTTATTCTATTTTGTATACTGTCATTCTTCACTTTGCTTCAACTCCTTCTACATAGTGTCTAAGAGAAAAATTCATCATTATCCAAGAGATCATCAAAGTCCATTGCAAATTCATTGACATTATTATTAGTTAATAATTGATTTATTCTAATAACATCCTCGTCTAAAATCTTACTAATAATCTCTGTAATATTGTTTATAAGATCTTTCATCATAGATTCTTGGAATAAATCTTCCCTATACACTAAATCCAATCTGATTCCCTCTAATTCTTCACTAACATATAATGTAACCTCATATTTTGATTCAGTCATTATAGAATCGTAGGTTTCAACTTCTAATCCTTCCAAGGTTATTTCACTGTTTCCCTGGTACGGCAAGTAATTAAACATAATCGTAAATAAATCATCATTTTGCATTCCATAGGATTCTCGAGCCTTATAATATAGATCCTCATATGGATATTCTTGATTATCCAAGGCTTCTGTTACAACTTCATGGACATGTTTTAAATACTGGTCATAAGGTGTATCATCATACACTGTTGTTGTTACAACCAACACATTTAAAAACATTCCTATTAACTTCTCTAATTCATGATTTGTCCTTGCTGCAACTGGCAAGCCTACTGTAACAGGACCAGCTCCACCTAATTCATTCATAATTGCTATATTGAAAGCAGATAAAATAAACTCTGACTTTGTGATTTCTTTTTCCTTACAGAATTCACTTATACGAGAATACATAGCATCCTCAATAAATGCCACTTGTCGTTTACCATTTCCACTTCTAGTCAAACCTTCATTGTTATTAGGAAGTTTTGTGTAAACATAGTTCTTAAGCACTTTATCACTATATTCACTGAAGCTCTTCTGTTCTGATTCCATAAGTTCGTTCTGCCACACGGCATAATCCTTGTATTGTATCCTTAATTCTTCCAATTTCTTTCCATTATAGAAATTAGAGAAATCTTGGAGCATTATACCCATAGATACACCATCAGAAATTATATGATGCATATCAAAGATCATGATTTTTTCCTTGTCACCTAATGATATGACTCCAACTCTTATCAAAGGTAATTTTTCTAAATCAAAAGGCCTTATGAATTCTTTCATTACTTGTTTAAGTTCTGATTTGCCAGCCTCTATATATTCAATCTCAAATTTATTTTCATCATGTATTTTTTGAACAGGCTGTCCATTAATAAGATGGAAAGTTGTCCTAAGAATATCATGTCTATTTATTAATTTTTCAAAGGCTTCTTCAAATCGATGCTCATTGAATACACCTTGCAGCTTTAAAGAGCCAAACATATTGTAGCTAATATCCTTAGGATTTAATCTATTTACTACAAATAATCTCTTTTGAGCAGACGAAAGCTCGTAATACTCTTGCTCTTTGACAGGTATGATTTTGTTAAAAGTACTTACCTTAGCTTTATCTATATATTCCACTAAACTTCTTACATTTTCAGTTCTGAATATCTCTCCTATCGGCACTTGAACACCAAATTCTGCTGCCACTTTTGAAGATATCATCGGAGCTTTAAGTGAATGCCCACCTAAATGATAGAAATTATCGTTCATACCAACTCTTTCAACACCTAAAACTTCACTCCAGATTTTTGCAAGTCTTATTTCTGTATCAGTCTGTGGTGGAATATAATCTATTCCCATATCAATTTTATCTTCAAGAGCTAACAGTGCTTTTTTATCTACCTTACCATTTGCAGTTAAAGGGATTTCTTCTATCTCAACAAAAGCTGTTGGTATCATATACTCAGGTAATCTTTCTATTAAATATACTCTTAAACTATCTATATCAAAATTATCCTTTGGTACAAAATAAGCATATAAATACTTGTCTCCATCAGTTTTCTCTTTCAATAGAACTACAGCATCCTTCACTGCAGCAGATTCGATGATTGATGTCTCAATTTCGCCTAGCTCGATTCTCAGACCCCTTATCTTAACTTGACTATCAACTCTTCCTAAAAACTCTATATTCCCATTGGCGTTCCACTTTCCTAAATCGCCAGTTTTGTACATAAGTTTTCCTTCTTCAAATGGGCTTGGAACAAAACTCTCAGCAGTAAGCTCTGGCTTATTTAAATATCCTCTTGCTAATCCATCTCCAGATATATAAATTTCACCAACCACACCTATAGGAAGTATATTTTTTTCCTTATCCAATATGTAAATACTTGTATTATAAATAGGTTTTCCTATAGGGATATTTGAGAATTGTTTCTCTAGTTTATAACTTGTTGTTACTACTGTATTTTCCGTTGGCCCATAGTTGTTGAAAACTTCATAGTTTGAGGCTTTAAAGTTTCTTAACTTATCTCCTCCTGTAAGAAGCCTCTTTAAACTTGGGATTTCTTCACCCATAAACTGCTCACATACCTGAGTTGGAAGGAAAGCAATGGAGATTTTATTTTCATTGAAGAATTCTTTAAGTTTAGGAATATTGAGCCTTAACTCATCATCTATCAAATAAATACTTGCTCCTTTTATAATATAAGGGAATACCTCCCAAACCGAAGCATCAAAACCAAAACCAGCATACTTTATGCTTCTATCATTAGAATCAACTGAGTAATAATCTAAGTGCCAATAACATAAATTTATTAATGACCTGTGTTCAATAACAACACCCTTAGGTCTTCCCGTTGAACCAGAGGTATAAATCACATAAGCCATATCTGTTGGTAAATTCACATTATCTATTTGTGATTTATCCTGTTCATATAATTTTGGATTCTCTAAATCTATAAATTCACCATCAAAAATTATATCTTTTGCTAACTCACTTCTAGAGAGCAGTATTTTAGCTCCACTGTCTCCAATCATATATGTTATTCTTTCTGCTCCATAAGATGGATCAATCGGAAGGAATGCACCACCTGCTTTTAAAATTCCTAGGATACCTATTAGCATCTCTGGTACTTGATTAATCATAATAGCAACAATAGTTTCTCTTCCCACACCTTTTGCTCTTAAGTGTCTAGCAAGACTATTTGAAAGCTCATCAAGTTCTTTGTAATTGACTATTCTTTCAACATCATGATTCCTATACACTATAGCTGAATTCCATGGAGTTGCTTGAACTTGACTCTTAAACAATTGGTGAACAGCAAGATTACTAGGATAATCTACTGAAGCTCCATTAACCCTATTTAAAATTGTCTTCCTTTCATCTCCTGAAAGCATATCTAGTGAACCTATGCTTGAATAAGAGTTTGCAGCAATTTCTCTTAGGAGATTTACAAAATGCTCTTTAAAACGTAAGATAGTCTCCTCTTTAAAAAGATCCTTTCTGTACTCTATTGCAAAATCAATAGTACTATCTTTATCCAGAGCAATTAAGGTAATATCAAATTTTGCAATATCACTCTTTAAAGCTATTGGTATAAAATCTACATCATCGATTTTAAATCCGTCTCTTTGAACCTTTTGCATTGAGAACACAACATTATACAATTGGTCTCCATTGATATTTAATTGGTCTTTTAGCTCTTCTATTGGATAATCCTGATTTTCAAAAGCAGTGATAATGTCATTATGAGTAAGTTTTACATACTCTAAGAAGGCTATAGTTGGATCGAC is a window encoding:
- a CDS encoding beta-ketoacyl synthase N-terminal-like domain-containing protein; its protein translation is MKKKIDFSQISMQSGLKRNDKPVKKISENDIAIIGMSCRFPMSDNPDEFWSILRNEVECIRELPEDRRKDVEKYLEYTDFIKGDYEFLRAGYIDEVDKFDYKFFNMTPNEAKVMDPNQRLFLETAWKTLEDAGYGGDVLRGSRTGVYVGYKAALSNVYQKYIADVQPNLIPVSIFGNKPPMMASRISYFLDLKGPSMIIDTACSATLIALHLACSGIRRGDCDMALVGSCKMIAIPIDGIEENIGIESKDCRTRTFDDNSNGTCPGEGVASVLIKSLSKAIEDGDNIYAVIKGSAINQDGKSIGVAVPSADAQADVISKAWMDAGVDPETVSYIETHGTATKLGDPIEVSGLKKAFERFTDKKQFCAIGAVKTNIGHLDNSSSIAGLIKTILSLKNKEIPASINYNVPNRNLDFINSPVYVNYKTKPWETDGEPRRCGITGVGLNGTNCHVVLEEASGQDENQNKITAPEIFTLSAKTEYSLKQYIKEYKKLIDDKKEINISNLIYTTNIGKGDYKYRIAFVFEGEEEFKKKIREINCFDLGKNNDNGFYFKVLEDAVTLDGTDLSQLLNFDKVSKEANEKVKHFIIGERENKELLKEICSLYVQGADINWKDFYQKVDRRRISTPTYPFEPTRCWVEVPNKKKKINLDDFSSILGSNILPKDIADELQAVYEKCKVYIDVNELVEEEVKVKLKGNETDEYTETEKVIAIIWSEMLGYEELSIKHTLFDLGGDSVLAFKIVNKINEKLDTTLVVVDLLKNPTIESISKLIDEKNIEVLS
- a CDS encoding ACP S-malonyltransferase; amino-acid sequence: MERIALVFPGQGSQYPGMGKLLYEEYQEARDVFNEANEVLGYDLAALCFNGTVGQLGNPEKMFPAILTVSVAAYKVYMKLVGIKPVLCAGHSLGEYAAMTCSGMMEFKDALKIVALRGVLANKVTASLDGIMTVVDGIDRFILQKACEEASINDKKAVISCYNSDEQFVIAGNQDAVMKVEDNVLTMGGTVTPMFMSAPFHSFIMEEASSILRGELEKCSFEDGNFPVISNVEARPYAGKECVVDLLSKQLVYPVRWKEIMDYFKEQKINLVIELGPQNILRNLSKINMKTVQTFSFLNVDDIKTLMEFTLKDRKKYFSVVDECLKVAASVPNKNWEKDEYRETVVESYKSLEQLRFNLINEGRNASEEEAEIALSVLKEVLKGKKVSEENQQQLVGEVLTNSGLILN
- a CDS encoding non-ribosomal peptide synthetase, producing the protein MKNDSIQNRISLNASKMPDKIAIQKGNELTTYGELEKKSNTIAEFLRQNLSDDKKVFLMLDKGAELIESMVGVIKAGGIFVPLDPNFPEKRQLLMINECLGDVIITSSKYLEKVCSIAKCIVSKVKVLTMDEPEDYNKYVEHISLYKFNEIEEQPSNNEILLNKNCYIYFTSGSTGIPKAILGRHRSLLHYIDWEIREFNLDDNCKVSQLTSQSFDPFLRDIFVPLVSGGTVYIPDNDAILINPEILIKWINESSISVIHMVPSLLKVVVEYVKDKNSFPSLKYIMLAGEMLRGNDVKNFINKLGNSVQLVNLYGPTETTLAKFFYRISEDDVKRDRIPVGKPIDHTEAMILNENQMKCRIGEVGEVYIRTPFITSGYLNNKELTRQVFLKNPFGNNPADIIYKTGDLGFIHNDGKLELVGRADHQVKIRGIRIELGEIENKVLACNGIKDAVAVDKADRMNNKYICCYYTAEEEISPSSLREQLIQSLPEYMVPSQFIKIEKIPMTPNGKVDRKELIKIQAVEEENSSHVPPSNELEQRLVDIWKEVLGLTQIGITDNFFNVGGNSLLLVQLHARVDTEYPNQVDIMELYKKPTIQHLARLIGNTVNNKEIELNLKFLKVPYEYLVMKNTNNIVELAEFNIESKDYENISAVCSEERIELYTFLLAMYSYTLKETFEADELCLYSNILDETSVGILNIDFGNISDFSSLFESIHGIRAIESFSKDQLMDSNYSRKVDEVAIYFGVNERKEDNYVRSKFYDLAINLVVDKELITISFSYNDGKLNSAKMEELASRFIELIQIISQQYV